One Belonocnema kinseyi isolate 2016_QV_RU_SX_M_011 chromosome 6, B_treatae_v1, whole genome shotgun sequence genomic region harbors:
- the LOC117174320 gene encoding uncharacterized protein LOC117174320: MFAATLPWQKPRGRQSQFCIRISAKFSGTAIVGQHSPLHTRDLKSFSNTSKSELYSYSNSRLGPNISLPRRKKKRSNAFPENFFPRTKVKVYLFPTNEDKLFLRTSSSGIRGVFKK; encoded by the exons a TGTTCGCTGCGACCCTGCCCTGGCAAAAGCCCCGCGGAAGACAGAGTCAATTCTGTATAAGGataagtgccaaattttctggcACTGCGATTGTCGGACAGCATTCTCCATTGCACACTCGAGACCTGAAATCGTTCTCTAATACTTCGAAAAGCGAACTATATTCGTACTCAAATTCTCGGCTTGGACCGAATATATCACTGCcaaggagaaagaaaaagaggaGCAACGcttttccagaaaatttcttCCCAAGAACGAAAGTTAAAGTCTATCTTTTTCCAACAAACGAAGACAAGCTTTTCCTCAGGACAAGTTCGAGtggaatacgaggtgtgttcaaaaaataa